In Schizosaccharomyces osmophilus chromosome 2, complete sequence, the following proteins share a genomic window:
- the dtd1 gene encoding D-Tyr-tRNA deacylase Dtd1, producing the protein MKAVIQKVINASVTVDDAVVSSIKKGLCVLVGVGTDDTVEDVNKLCNKLLKLRLFEDAQEQPWRQTILDAQGEILCVSQFTLHARVNKGAKPDFHRSMKGPEAVQLYESVLEGLKANLGNDNVKSNVFGAMMNVQLTNNGPVTILYDTKE; encoded by the exons ATGAAGGCTgtaattcaaaaagttataAACGCTTCCGTAACGG TTGACGATGCGGTTGTCTCTTCCATTAAGAAAGG ACTTTGTGTTCTCGTTGGAGTTGGTACAG ATGATACTGTGGAAGATGTGAACAAGCTGTGCAACAAACTTCTTAAATTGAGACTTTTCGAAGATGCTCAAGAACAACCATGGAGGCAAACCATCCTAGATGCCCAAGGAGAAATCTTGTGTG TCTCCCAGTTTACGTTACATGCACGAGTTAACAAAGGTGCTAAACCAGATTTCCACAGAAGCATGAAGGGGCCCGAAGCTGTACAGCTCTATGAGTCTGTGCTGGAAGGTTTAAAGGCCAATTTGGGCAACGACAATGTTAAAAGTAA TGTCTTTGGTGCCATGATGAACGTCCAACTTACCAATAACGGTCCTGTAACTATCCTTTATGATACCAAGGAATAA
- the fyv7 gene encoding rRNA processing protein Fyv7: protein MVQKDVNKRKGGFKFRALPEHAYQGKAKKIKQDLILKAKTKKHYFKNVKPEEYRKKKTEEDSSKPTPKKNHLEKLYEVSEEKRKRKEAAIQQNQQKKNEHDKKIHDRIETRKQLSKRTKHGQPVMKNQVNHLLNKVKKEMAS, encoded by the coding sequence ATGGTACAGAAGGATGTGAACAAACGCAAAGGAGGATTCAAGTTCAGAGCACTTCCTGAGCATGCCTATCAAGgaaaagctaaaaaaataaagcaagaTCTAATTTTAAAGGCAAAGACGAAGAAGCATTACTTTAAGAATGTCAAGCCCGAGGAGTATCGCAAAAAGAAGACAGAAGAAGACTCGTCCAAGCCTACACCGAAAAAAAACCACCTGGAAAAATTATACGAGGTgtctgaagaaaaaagaaaacgaaaagaagcaGCAATCCAACAGAAccagcaaaaaaagaatgaacacgataaaaaaatccatGATCGCATAGAGACTCGCAAACAATTGTCAAAACGAACAAAGCATGGTCAGCCTGTTATGAAAAATCAAGTTAACCATCTATTGAATAAAGTCAAAAAGGAGATGGCTTCTTGA
- the fra2 gene encoding iron-sensor Fra2 has translation MVNAQQLELLIQSKLQPIHVEIQDLSGGCGQNFVVTIVSPLFDGKSTLARHRFVNHELDEVVKQVHAFTQKCYTPAQWETIKNK, from the exons ATGGTAAATGCACAACAGTTAGAACTTTTAATTCAATCTAAGCTACAACCTATTCACGTT GAAATCCAAGATTTATCTGGAGGATGCGGTCAAAACTTTGTAGTAACCATTGTTTCTCCTTTATTTGACGGAAAATCAACTCTTGCTCGTCACCGGTTTGTCAACCATGAGCTCGATGAAGTTGTGAAACAGGTTCATGCGTTTACGCAG AAATGCTACACTCCAGCACAATGGGAAAcgataaaaaacaaataa
- a CDS encoding cornified envelope assembly: protein MMDPVVEKTLVNKENVAENASKNEQSDLTLNSEPASLSSTLSSKGKKKAVKRAKKKAAKKRKHAAAAVAGADADGTPSEHHPPSTAGTESIPETEVDGEEDEDEEDEPVSTPRASNEEADAAAALTPSSAHGAAVDIGSSDDNSLHSEDRKTVFTEAPSAAEDNVEMIDFFPKQNKESQSQEMNGIQSGTPRAETSTKSEVSSPQTSSGVKHVDTTKDNYSSVSGNKSNENDESLVSKEQNQKTGREYAPVSSVNDTSSKTFAGNAASSSEIGDASAVPVSAFSTGFSTTEHIDAGVQQEIAFEDAQDFSYHDPNVPHTTSVTTEGVSRVPSTAAHSASTSKYAEDTNEGVMMPGSLASPADNNNEYPDVSGQSFPTKESGDSSKPVDAATGSAGAPKYSAGPADAGATGADAKQAPQSAVNKAEALASNKAHAAQHTKDETLGKSPSKDAKDAKDTAKDAQKSPAKDAKDAKDTAKDAQKSPSKDAKDAKDTAKDAQKSPSKDAKDAKDTAKKAESGLGHSKSTASKPPKEAGAAAGTGAGAGAGAERSEAEASSAAKPTTGPAGTEAKEAENKAKDATDSPPKKGIFKRLKKAIRNVFH, encoded by the exons ATGATGGATCCAGTGGTAGAAAAAACGTTAGTCAACAAGGAAAACGTCGCAGAAAACGCGTCGAAAAACGAGCAAAGCGATCTGACTTTAAACAGTGAACCTGCTTCACTCTCTTCCACACTCTCTTCGAAAGGTAAGAAAAAGGCTGTCAAGAGAGCTAAGAAGAAGGCTGCCAAAAAGAGGAAGCACGCTGCAGCCGCAGTTGCTGGTGCTGACGCTGATGGAACTCCTTCTGAACATCACCCTCCTTCTACTGCAGGAACAGAATCCATTCCTGAAACCGAAGTTGACGGtgaggaagatgaagatgaagaagatgaaccTGTCTCTACTCCCAGAGCCTCTAACGAAGAGGCCGatgctgctgctgctcTCACTCCTTCGAGCGCCCATGGGGCTGCCGTAGACATTGGCAGCAGCGACGATAACAGCTTACACAGTGAAGATCGTAAAACTGTTTTTACGGAAGCACCTAGTGCTGCTGAAGACAATG TAGAGATGATTGACTTCTTTcccaaacaaaacaaagaatcGCAAAGTCAAGAGATGAACGGTATTCAGTCCGGTACTCCCAGAGCAGAAACTAGCACAAAAAGTGAAGTTTCTTCTCCCCAAACTAGCAGTGGTGTTAAGCATGTCGATACCACCAAGGATAACTATTCTTCCGTCTCTGGCAACAAGTCTAATGAGAACGATGAATCCTTGGTTTCCAAAGAACAGAACCAAAAGACCGGACGCGAGTACGCTCCTGTCAGCTCTGTAAACGATACTAGCTCCAAGACATTTGCTGGTAACGCTGCCTCTTCCTCCGAAATTGGTGATGCCTCTGCTGTGCCCGTGAGCGCTTTCTCTACTGGCTTCTCCACGACCGAGCACATTGATGCTGGCGTGCAACAggaaattgcttttgagGATGCTCAAGACTTTTCCTACCACGACCCTAATGTCCCTCACACCACAAGCGTCACCACTGAGGGTGTCTCTCGCGTTCCTTCTACTGCTGCTCACAGTGCCAGTACTAGCAAGTACGCCGAAGATACTAATGAAGGTGTTATGATGCCTGGTAGTTTGGCCTCTCCTGCTGATAACAACAATGAGTACCCTGACGTCTCTGGACAATCCTTCCCCACCAAGGAGTCTGGTGATTCTTCCAAGCCCGTCGACGCTGCTACCGGTTCCGCTGGAGCTCCCAAGTATTCCGCTGGCCCTGCCGATGCCGGTGCTACTGGTGCCGACGCCAAGCAAGCTCCTCAGTCTGCCGTTAACAAGGCCGAGGCTTTGGCTTCCAACAAGGCCCATGCTGCTCAACATACAAAGGACGAGACCCTTGGTAAGTCTCCCTCTAAAGATGCTAAGGACGCTAAGGACACTGCCAAGGATGCTCAAAAGTCTCCCGCTAAGGATGCCAAGGATGCTAAGGACACTGCCAAGGATGCTCAAAAGTCTCCCTCTAAGGATGCTAAGGATGCTAAGGACACTGCCAAGGATGCTCAAAAGTCTCCCTCTAAGGATGCTAAGGATGCTAAGGACACTGCCAAGAAAGCTGAAAGCGGTCTTGGCCATTCCAAGTCTACTGCATCCAAGCCCCCCAAGGAGGCTGGAGCTGCTGCTGGTACCGGTGCTGGAGCTGGAGCTGGAGCTGAACGTTCGGAAGCCGAGGCATCTTCCGCTGCCAAGCCCACCACTGGCCCTGCCGGTACTGAAGCTAAAGAGGCCGAGAACAAAGCTAAGGATGCCACGGACTCTCCTCCTAAGAAGGGTATCTTCAAGCGTTTGAAGAAAGCCATCCGTAATGTATTCCACTAA
- the rrp14 gene encoding ribosome biogenesis protein Rrp14, translated as MMEIEDRIQSWNDRFEELLSFIPAKLYYPAETANQWKQKKSSSEEKRERRKMKFSLDGLNDEEQSQNEGNRPPNWSTEKTEGEDNEESGRRAESMSHIRGKLASRIQDMREKRKASNLDQKKQNKKVSTEEKKAASNKKSPKKQPPSRAGF; from the exons ATGATGGAAATTGAG GATCGTATTCAGAGTTGGAACGATagatttgaagaattgctGAGCTTTATACCTGCAAAACTATATTATCCAGCAGAGACGGCG AACCaatggaagcaaaaaaagtcatcttcagaagaaaaaagggaacGTCGCAAAATGAAGTTCTCTTTGGATGGTTTGAATGACGAAGAACAATCCCAAAACGAAGGAAATAGACCACCAAATTGGAGTACTGAGAAAACTGAAGGGGAAGACAATGAAGAATCTGGTCGCCGTGCAGAAAGTATGTCGCATATCCGTGGAAAATTAGCTTCCAGAATACAGGACATGCGAGAGAAACGCAAAGCTAGTAATTTGgaccaaaaaaaacaaaataaaaaggtttCCAccgaagagaaaaaggCTGCTtcgaataaaaaatcaCCAAAGAAGCAACCTCCGTCTCGTGCTGGTTTTTAA
- the rps5 gene encoding 40S ribosomal protein S5, translated as MATSSLTPGVSLDENGSIKLFNKFPFEGVEVKDISLVDYITVGNGQPLPHTAGRFQAKRFRKARCFIAERLTNSLMMNGRNNGKKLLATRIVKHAFEIIALLTDQNPLQILVDAVAACGPREDSTRIGSAGTVRRQAVDVSPLRRVNQAIALITVGAREAAFRNVKSISECLAEEIINAAKGSSNSYAIKKKDELERVAKSNR; from the coding sequence ATGGCTACGTCGAGTCTCACCCCGGGCGTCTCTCTTGATGAGAATGGCAGCATCAAACTTTTCAACAAGTTCCCTTTTGAGGGTGTTGAAGTGAAGGACATCTCTTTGGTTGATTATATCACCGTTGGTAATGGTCAACCTCTTCCTCACACCGCTGGCCGTTTCCAAGCCAAGCGTTTTCGTAAGGCTCGTTGCTTCATTGCTGAGCGTTTGACCAACAGCTTGATGATGAACGGCCGTAACAACGGTAAGAAGCTTTTGGCTACTCGCATTGTCAAGCACGCTTTTGAGATCATCGCTCTCTTGACCGACCAAAACCCTCTCCAAATTTTGGTCGACGCCGTTGCCGCTTGTGGTCCTCGTGAAGACTCGACCCGTATCGGTAGCGCTGGTACCGTCCGTCGTCAAGCTGTCGATGTTTCTCCTCTTCGCCGCGTCAATCAAGCCATCGCTCTCATCACCGTTGGTGCTCGTGAGGCTGCTTTCCGTAACGTCAAGTCTATCTCTGAGTGCTTGGCTGAAGAAATCATCAACGCCGCCAAGGGTTCTTCTAACTCTTATGCCATTAAGAAGAAGGATGAACTCGAGCGTGTTGCCAAGAGCAACCGTTAA
- the mug129 gene encoding Schizosaccharomyces specific protein Mug129, whose product MLWGLLYCCNRSKRRAHQGGLCLKEDEKPFSFPDTVKDRSSKNSRSSLSIEWTTEALQQFIYQYSARRNLSSEQSLSLSYFSQSYTQLFKHVYYSDSRSMTEADEAQAIVTFTIGSYLYKCTNPKSMFWKRLIEHMENIEDDGTCTDRQIEFRKKVASAQIGHPAFHFLPFQNKRSFHYIWSLFVSSYFMNAASVAPSPQQIAADDNGQRKTRRSTPREIKIREDVDVIREKFSQLLTECPDEFCENWLQRIYITCVLPKNHYIYILDESLDFLESIESMKQQIIRRKAAALG is encoded by the coding sequence ATGCTATGGGGGTTGTTGTACTGCTGCAACCGTTCAAAGCGTAGAGCTCATCAAGGAGGATTGTGTCttaaagaagatgaaaaaccattttcttttccggACACCGTTAAAGATCGATCTAGTAAAAATTCCCGTTCCAGTCTGAGCATAGAATGGACAACAGAAGCTCTTCAACAGTTCATCTACCAGTATTCAGCTCGACGAAATTTATCCAGTGAGCAAAGCTTGTCATTGTCTTATTTCTCTCAATCCTATACACAGCTGTTTAAGCACGTATACTACAGCGACAGCCGATCCATGACAGAGGCAGATGAAGCTCAGGCTATTGTTACGTTTACCATCGGTTCCTATTTATACAAATGCACCAACCCAAAATCCATGTTTTGGAAACGCTTGATTGAGCATATGGAAAACATTGAGGACGATGGCACATGCACAGACCGTCAGATAGAATTTCGCAAGAAGGTTGCATCTGCGCAGATTGGTCATCCggcttttcatttccttcctttCCAAAATAAACGAAGTTTTCACTACATTTGgtctctttttgtttcttcataCTTCATGAATGCTGCCTCTGTCGCTCCGTCCCCTCAACAAATCGCTGCAGATGATAACGGACAACGAAAAACTAGAAGGTCTACACCGcgagaaatcaaaattagAGAAGATGTCGATGTCATAAGAGAAAAGTTCTCACAACTTCTCACTGAATGTCCCGACGAATTCTGTGAAAACTGGCTGCAGCGGATATACATCACATGTGtccttccaaaaaatcattatatttatattttagATGAAAGTCTTGATTTTTTAGAGTCCATTGAATCCATGAAGCAGCAGATAATTCGTCGAAAAGCTGCGGCTCTTGGTTAA
- the ppr4 gene encoding mitochondrial Cox1 translation regulator Ppr4 yields the protein MLCKRIVSLYTRRSLLINRALALTVLSRCLHTKPESESPSSDIATDRQLESIPKSAERKWLPSSLPNFQQPTSVSQEPETQVPSDESIYRDLKSMSELAFMDPNIQDYLNQLSKSNSPWLSESATFLQKLAPYFYLPPDVFLEKANAYFQYRLLKTSSINHLAFAISDVFYFYFKKNNNRGIHTQAQKIIPFMSFFMHLNMPEYVFHLYIYLPKDMSRNFDITMLNNPFRKTFARAFSLIENPLIVLRSLNMTGRNTHRIRILYLHYLHFLLDHGEHQKVVALSHEIFNKFKWIASGPTRLLMNSYHQQSQFNAAVQVYNEVSVKSDKVESNTILLRELLKVVTSAGYYNRDSFHVFLKTLLKMGYIPSLQIFARLLTAVAKYHMPEVLYPLMNQYRTQFNNMLTPSVFVAAVKAVVYCGDINTIKLYYQEAQASEEIKNLKHLFNLFITSTTVSLDASMAMNLLRAFKDDKSLIDKSTLVSCITLFSRRKDLDAMEKVYKYITDLGVSTPPEGYAALLDAYIEAANEKKIQSCLQKIEELGIGNNPSVNRMLMRYALYKFDYGLLQNCTAFAEKHDKGGRDYLYTIMMLYHTSVGEVRQALNVFSTIRKPNVVHFSIVVTVLGNLKELDQIKFLEERMSSLGIQMTPLSLTAFVTSYCKQGTEGLAEAERYMKSVFQTKQRRASIFNARTANDLRYPVSLFSPLIREYTSLGDMTEAKNVLALYLDYHLKNITSQPDIPFAIASMQLYCSLHDTLLARRFWDLILQVARQNFMSTKVELYISDKKEHEDEEGKLLDAYKGSLNMPAEIYFSFLASVNAFQELNTEWLRLRRWGAEFDEAMFNKRIVWILYSGRIDMALTEFCEYFLSKEKLNEHVEEEESISRIANFLLSYNSPVYTSTWDVLREKLAMANENGYVRSRNEELMTVPKYFQQWKQKNELLYTILSRL from the coding sequence ATGTTATGTAAACGAATTGTTTCTCTATACACGCGACGTTCTTTATTAATCAACCGTGCTTTAGCGCTGACGGTTTTATCCAGGTGCCTGCACACTAAACCGGAATCGGAAAGTCCTTCTTCTGATATTGCTACTGATCGCCAGTTGGAATCCATTCCCAAAAGtgcagaaagaaaatggctTCCGTCCAGTTTGCCAAATTTTCAGCAGCCCACTTCTGTGAGCCAGGAACCTGAAACCCAGGTTCCGAGCGATGAATCGATTTACCGTGATTTGAAATCTATGTCTGAACTAGCGTTCATGGACCCTAACATTCAAGACTATTTGAATCAACTATCGAAGTCGAACTCACCATGGCTTTCAGAATCGGCTACCTTTCTGCAAAAGCTAGCACCCTACTTTTATCTTCCTCCCGATGTGTTTCtcgaaaaagcaaatgcGTATTTTCAATATCGCCTGCTAAAAACCTCTTCCATCAATCACCTTGCATTCGCTATTTCTGatgtattttatttctattttaaaaaaaacaataatcGAGGCATTCACACTCAAGCACAGAAGATAATTCCTTTTATGTCCTTTTTTATGCATCTAAACATGCCCGAATATGTTTTTCATCTATACATATACCTGCCTAAAGATATGTCTCGTAATTTCGATATTACCATGTTAAATAATCCATTTCGCAAAACTTTTGCTCGTGCTTTTTCCCTTATTGAGAATCCTCTCATTGTGTTACGTTCACTTAATATGACTGGTCGCAATACACATCGTATAAGAATTCTTTACTTACattatttgcattttctgTTAGATCATGGGGAACATCAAAAAGTTGTTGCCCTCTCGCATGAAATTTTTAACAAATTCAAATGGATTGCTTCGGGTCCTACTCGGCTATTGATGAACTCTTATCACCAGCAAAGTCAGTTCAATGCTGCAGTTCAAGTATACAACGAAGTCTCGGTTAAGAGTGACAAAGTTGAATCAAACACGATACTTTTGAGAGAATTGTTAAAAGTTGTCACCTCTGCTGGTTATTATAATCGAGACTCATTTCATGTATTCCTCAAAAcacttttaaaaatgggATACATTCCTTCTCTCCAAATTTTCGCAAGGCTTTTAACGGCCGTGGCAAAGTATCACATGCCAGAGGTCCTTTATCCATTAATGAATCAGTACAGAACACAGTTTAACAATATGTTAACCCCAAGTGTTTTTGTTGCTGCTGTTAAAGCGGTGGTTTATTGTGGTGATATTAACACCATCAAGCTGTATTATCAAGAAGCACAAGCTTCggaagaaataaaaaacttgaaaCATTTGTTTAACTTGTTCATAACTTCGACAACTGTGAGCCTTGACGCCTCTATGGCAATGAATTTGCTAAGAGCATTCAAAGACGACAAATCTTTAATTGATAAATCAACTTTGGTGAGTTGCATCACCTTATTTTCACGAAGAAAGGATTTGGATGCTATGGAAAAagtttataaatatattacGGATCTTGGTGTCTCGACTCCCCCCGAAGGATATGCAGCACTTTTAGATGCTTATATTGAAGCGGCcaatgagaaaaaaattcagtcGTGTCTACAGAAAATTGAAGAGCTTGGTATAGGTAATAACCCTAGTGTGAATCGCATGCTTATGAGGTATGCGCTTTATAAATTTGATTATGGCCTATTGCAAAACTGCACTGCTTTTGCAGAAAAACATGATAAAGGAGGACGTGATTATTTGTACACAATAATGATGCTCTATCACACTTCCGTTGGTGAAGTCAGACAAGCTCTTAACGTCTTTTCTACAATACGAAAACCAAATGTTGTTCATTTCTCAATCGTGGTCACCGTGCTTGGTAATTTAAAGGAGCTCGATCAAATCAAATTTTTAGAGGAGCGCATGTCTTCATTGGGTATACAGATGACTCCATTGTCTTTAACTGCTTTTGTTACAAGTTACTGTAAACAAGGTACCGAAGGTTTGGCAGAGGCCGAACGATATATGAAATCCGTTTTTCAAACTAAACAGCGAAGAGCTAGTATCTTTAATGCACGAACTGCAAACGATCTTCGTTACCcagtttctttgttttctccaTTAATTCGAGAATATACCTCTTTAGGGGATATGACAGAAGCAAAGAATGTTCTTGCTTTGTATTTAGATTACCATTTAAAGAACATTACTTCACAACCTGACATCCCTTTTGCTATCGCTAGTATGCAGTTATACTGTTCTTTACACGATACTTTGCTTGCACGTAGATTTTGGGATTTGATTTTACAGGTCGCTCGACAAAACTTTATGTCTACAAAAGTTGAGTTATACATATCAGATAAGAAGGAGcatgaagatgaagaaggtAAACTTCTTGATGCTTACAAAGGAAGTCTTAATATGCCAGCCGAGAtatacttttctttcttagCCAGTGTCAATGCATTTCAGGAACTGAATACAGAATGGCTTCGATTAAGGAGGTGGGGTGCTGAATTTGACGAAGCTATGTTTAATAAACGTATAGTTTGGATTTTATACAGCGGTCGAATAGACATGGCATTAACTGAATTTTGCGAATATTTCCTctcgaaagaaaaactgaATGAAcatgttgaagaagaagaaagtatTTCACGTATTGcaaattttttgttatcATATAATTCCCCAGTGTATACAAGTACTTGGGATGTGCTTCGTGAAAAACTTGCTATGGCTAATGAAAATGGATATGTTCGTTCTCGGAACGAAGAGTTGATGACTGTGCCAAAGTATTTCCAAcaatggaaacaaaaaaatgaattgttGTACACAATTTTGTCACGACTCTAG